The following nucleotide sequence is from Kiritimatiella glycovorans.
CACATCGACAAGGGCGGCCGGTTCGACTTCGGGATGCCGCATGAGCAGTTCCAGTATCCCGACGCCGCCGTAGCCGCCCGCGCCCACAATTTTGGCCTTGATCATGACAGGTCTCCGTTTCCCGGTTTGAAAGGGCGCGACTATAAGCCTTTTCGCCCGCCTCCGCCAAGAAATCCCGGGCCCGGACCTGCTCATAAAAAGGTTCCCTCGTTTCCGGCTGGACGTCGCCTTAGCGTTCAACTATGAATCCCCGATGCTTCTTTCGCGGCCAGCGGTAAACTCAGGGATTCTGCGGCGCGCCGGGGTGTGTGCGGTCCTCCTGGCGGCGCTGTGTGCCGGTTCCGTTTCGGCGGATGTCCTCGTACTCAAGAACGGCGACCGGCTCAAGGGGCAGTTCGTCAAAAAAGACGCGGGCGTCATTCATTTCCGTTCGGGGATGCTCGGCCTGCTTCAGGTGCCGCAGGCCAAGGTGCGGAATGTCATCCGCCCCAAACCGGAACCCAAGCCGAAGCCGCAGGCGAAAAAGGCCCCGCCGAAGCCGGAAAAGAAGTTCGAATGGCGCAAATATTTCTCCGGTCGTCTCGGCGGCGGCTACACGCTGCGCGACTCGGATTACGAGCAGCGTCAGGGGGCCTCCAGTAATGTGCGGCGCATCAAGCGTGAGGACGAGATATTCCGGCTCTATGGGAATGTCGACTTCGACTACAAGAACGAGCACCTCAAGTGGGACCTGAACTACCGCTACATGGAACAGGACGATCTGCGCCGCATCGATTTTCTCGAACTGTCCCAGCTCTACCGCCACGACGTCGGAAAGAAATGGTTCCTGCAGGAGGAAACGAGTTACCACAGGGATTTCCAGCGGCTGGTGGACCGGGAGATCTGGCAGACCGTCGGCATCGGCTACCGGTTCTTGGACCAGCCGCGGTTTAAACTCCTTGTTGCGATCGGTCCGGCGTACCAGAACCTGGAACAGGAGGACGTGGGCAGCACCGAACGGATGCTCTTCGCCGTCGATCAGAATCTCGACTGGCGCACGGAAAAGAACCAGCTCCGCTTTTTTGAACAACTTGAGGTGAGGGCCAACAGCGACCGGCGGCTCATTACCGCGCGCGCCGGCGTCGACAACCGCATGGTCCAAAACCTCTTTCTGCGCCTCGAATACCGCTACGACTACGACAGCATCGTCAACCTCGAGGACCCCTTCCTGCGGAAGATGCTGATCACCAGCGTGAACTACCGGTTCTAGCGTGAATGATGCACCGGCACCCCTTGTCTGACCTGTAACACACGATGGATACGCGCCTTACGGGGGCCGCCACCGAATCGGCGGTCTTGAGCTTGCTTACAGGGTAGACCAGGCGGGCGACGCGAGGGGTTCTGTACGTGAACATGGCGCGCACGCGTACGTTTCGGTGCGTTCGGACGTGTGAGGGCCCGAAAAGGGCTTTTTTGGATTCTTCGCAGATTTTTGTGGTGGAGCCGTTCGGGGAAGAGGCGGGATGGAAGACGACAAACGTTCGTAGTAGCGCCGCACGCCTGCCCCGGCAGGCCAGGCGCGTGAAAGATAACGGCCCTTGTCCGCTACGCGGACCTGCGGGCCTACTACGAACGTAAGAGAGAACGCACCATTTCTTTGCCTGTGCTCTTCTCATCCATCTTTGCGATTTCCGGGTAGGGCGCGCTCTCTCCGCCTTCGGCCCTTTATGCCTTCGGCGGACAGGCTAAGCGCGCCGGTTTTGCGGACGGCCTTCTGCTGTCCGGCAGAATCCCTACCTTCACATGAAGAGCATGAAGGTGGGTTGAGGGGGGGGGACGAATACTCGCACTCGTACTCGTACTCGGTACGCGTACTCGGAGGATCCCATCCCCCGATTCAAGGAATTCGAGTACGAGTACGATGTGACGCGAGCGGACTTGCCGCCGCTCACCATAAATTTACGAAGAACTTTTTTTGAGCGCACTCCGTCTATTACGGCTAACGATGGCGCGTAGGCTGAGGCGTCGTGCCTGCCCACGCGGGGCGGCGGGACGTTTCACCTTACAAAACGCCCCGCGACGCAAGTCGTCAGGCGCTGCGCTGCGGGGGGTTTTGCAAGAGGCTCTGCAAGATGGCGATCTTGGTGTATGGGTGACGGAAGAGGTTGTGTTATGAGTCGGAAGCAGGGGCAGATGCCGAATATTCGTAAACCACTACCGGGCAAGGTATTCCGTTGTATGGCGGAGGAGGAGGGATTCGAACCCTCGGTACTCCTTACGAAGCACACACGCTTTCCAGGCGCGCCCGTTCGACCGCTCCGGCACTCCTCCGAGCAATAGGCGGCACGATGAGATTGCGCAGGCTATCAGAGGGCCCGCGGGATTGCAATCACACGGCGTGACGGATTAGGTTCAGCGTCCATCCCATGAGCGATATCCGAAATCCGGAGAGCTGCCGGGAGCACCCCGGAGAAAAGCGCGCAGGATTCGAGCGCAGGTTCCGCGCGGCCGGGATCGCGTGGCCGGAGTATTGCGCACGCTGGCTGGCGGCCGAACGGTGCGGCGGGAAACGGCGGGAGGCTCTGGCGCGAAAAATCGAGTCGGGCGAGCCGCTGGCCTACGCGCTCGGCCACGTGCCCTTCCGCGAGCTGGACCTCGGCATCGACCGGCGTGCCTTGATCCCGAGACCGGAGACGGAGGAACTGGCGGGACTCGCCCTCGAGGCCCTCCGCGGTATGCCCGGCCCGCCCGAACGACGGCGGGTGGTCGATGTGGGCACGGGTTCGGGCTGCGTGGCGCTCTCGCTCGCGCACGAGTTCCCGGGTCCGGCGTACGTCGCCACGGACGCGTCGTCCGCCGCGCTGGAGCTGGCCCGCGAAAATGCTGTGCGCAACGGCCTCGATCCCGGGCCGGAATGGCGGGAGACGGATCTGCTCGCAGGGATCGAGGGGGCCTTCGACCTCGTGGTCTCCAATCCCCCGTATGTGACCACGGCGGAGTGGGAGGCCCTGGAGCCGAGTGTGCGCAAGTACGAACCCGCCGCAGCGCTCCGCGCGGGTGCGGACGGCCTCGACCTGATCCGCCGCCTGCTGCCCGCCGCCCATGCCGTTTTGGGGTCGGGCGGGGTGCTGCTGATGGAGATCGGCGCCGGCCAGGCGGATGCCGTGCGAGGGCTCCTGCGTGCCGCCGGCTTCGGCCGGATCGACGTGATCCGGGATCGGGCAGGGAAAGATCGTTTCGCGCGGGCGCACAAAACGTAGGCTTGCCTGTTTATGGTCCCGGCCCGTTCGTGTACCCTTCCGCCTTTTTATCGGGAGATAAACATGGCGGAAGTACGGGCACATCGAGGCGCGGGGAAAGGGTTGAGTCCTTCCGGTTTATCGGCGCTGCTGATCGGCATCGCGCTGTTCAGCACGATCGAGGTGGCCTCGAAACTGATGCAGACCGGCGGCGGTGTAGCGGGAGATCACCCGTTCTGGCTCGCGTTCTTCCGCTTCACGGGTTCCGGCCTCCTGCTCGCCCCGCTCGGGCTGAGACTCCTGCATTCCGGGGGAGTGACCCCGGGAAACAGGGACGCGCTTCGCTTCGCCGGACTCGGTCTGCTCGGCATTACGGTGATGGCCGCTTTCTTCCACTCGGCGATCACGTATCTGCCCGCGAACATCGCCGCGCTGGTGTTCAGCTGCAACCCGGTGTTCGTCGTGCTGTTCGCCCCGCTGGTCCTGCCGGAACGAATTACGCCGCGCCGCGTGATCGCCGTCGCCGTCTGCCTGGCGGGCATCGCCGTGCTGGCCCGGGACGGCACGGACGGCCCCTCCACGGTCGGCCTGCTTCTGATGGTGGCGGCCCTGATCGCCTTCGCCTTTTACACGGTGATCGCCCGGCGTCTGACCCCGCGCTACGGGGCGCTGCCGGTGACCGCCTTCGCCGTGCTCGCGGGCGGGATCTTCCTGCTGCCCCTCGCGTGGGTCTTTGAAGGCCTGCCGCCGGGAAATTACGGCGCGGCGGACTGGCTCGGCATCGCCTATCTCGCGGTTTTCGCAACCGCGCTCGGCTACTTCCTCTACTTCTACGGCCTGGGCCACGTCGATGCCGGGATCGGTTCGATGGCGTTCTTCCTCAAACCCGTGCTCGCCGCGGTCTTCGCATGGTTCGTCCTCGGGGAAGGCCTCTCCCCGCACGAATTCGCGGGCGGCGCACTGATCCTCGCCGGCATGGCCGTCGCCCTGTGGAGGCGGAAGCCGCGAAGAACCTGAGCCCTGGCTGCACGCGAAGCCGCAGGGCAACTAATCGTCGACGGCTCCCGAGCCCCATGGTATCAGTAACCCGTGGTGGTCGCGGGCAGGAAGGGAGGCAAGCCGTGAACGAACGCGAACAGAGCCGGTCAACGGAATCCGCCTCGAGCGGCGGCATGGTCAGGCGCATCGGCGGGTATCTGCATCGCGTAGTTCCCGTGGCGGGCGGTGCGGGGAAGGCCGCCCAGTATGTCCTGCTGCCCCTGATGGTGGAGTTCCGTCCCAGGGACCTGATGCAGGTGATCGTCGGCGCCTCCATCCTAGCCGTCCCGGTGGCGTTTACGGAGGAAACGTGGCGCCTGGGCGAGACGCTCCCCGCAGGCAACGTGATAGCCCTGTCCACGATCTC
It contains:
- the prmC gene encoding peptide chain release factor N(5)-glutamine methyltransferase; protein product: MSDIRNPESCREHPGEKRAGFERRFRAAGIAWPEYCARWLAAERCGGKRREALARKIESGEPLAYALGHVPFRELDLGIDRRALIPRPETEELAGLALEALRGMPGPPERRRVVDVGTGSGCVALSLAHEFPGPAYVATDASSAALELARENAVRNGLDPGPEWRETDLLAGIEGAFDLVVSNPPYVTTAEWEALEPSVRKYEPAAALRAGADGLDLIRRLLPAAHAVLGSGGVLLMEIGAGQADAVRGLLRAAGFGRIDVIRDRAGKDRFARAHKT
- a CDS encoding DUF2391 family protein, which encodes MNEREQSRSTESASSGGMVRRIGGYLHRVVPVAGGAGKAAQYVLLPLMVEFRPRDLMQVIVGASILAVPVAFTEETWRLGETLPAGNVIALSTISLLFIGLFVYFNFYRYVFREHVVEYVKRVAAIYLLSLFVVGVLLSLIGKCPWGTDAVLALKRILIVAFPASMSAAVSDTLK
- a CDS encoding DUF481 domain-containing protein, with protein sequence MCAVLLAALCAGSVSADVLVLKNGDRLKGQFVKKDAGVIHFRSGMLGLLQVPQAKVRNVIRPKPEPKPKPQAKKAPPKPEKKFEWRKYFSGRLGGGYTLRDSDYEQRQGASSNVRRIKREDEIFRLYGNVDFDYKNEHLKWDLNYRYMEQDDLRRIDFLELSQLYRHDVGKKWFLQEETSYHRDFQRLVDREIWQTVGIGYRFLDQPRFKLLVAIGPAYQNLEQEDVGSTERMLFAVDQNLDWRTEKNQLRFFEQLEVRANSDRRLITARAGVDNRMVQNLFLRLEYRYDYDSIVNLEDPFLRKMLITSVNYRF
- a CDS encoding DMT family transporter; the protein is MAEVRAHRGAGKGLSPSGLSALLIGIALFSTIEVASKLMQTGGGVAGDHPFWLAFFRFTGSGLLLAPLGLRLLHSGGVTPGNRDALRFAGLGLLGITVMAAFFHSAITYLPANIAALVFSCNPVFVVLFAPLVLPERITPRRVIAVAVCLAGIAVLARDGTDGPSTVGLLLMVAALIAFAFYTVIARRLTPRYGALPVTAFAVLAGGIFLLPLAWVFEGLPPGNYGAADWLGIAYLAVFATALGYFLYFYGLGHVDAGIGSMAFFLKPVLAAVFAWFVLGEGLSPHEFAGGALILAGMAVALWRRKPRRT